In Mustela lutreola isolate mMusLut2 chromosome 1, mMusLut2.pri, whole genome shotgun sequence, one genomic interval encodes:
- the INCENP gene encoding inner centromere protein isoform X2 yields the protein MGSTAPGPIHLLELCDQKLMEFICSVDSKDLVWLEEIKEEAERMFTREFNKEPELMPKTPSQKNRRKKRRVSYVQDENRDPIRKRLSRRKTRSSQLSSRHLRSKDKVEKLATVVGENGSVLRRMTRAAAAAVAATAASAAPSSSPESPTALTKKPTNSPAEGQLVPVVEISVSERRSAEQHLLGIKSAQSPPGAPSPPAAAPASPSISMSEEESTPKKPEAGRLESVTVTSLMATPQDPKGRGVGASRSASKLRIAQASPGPQDLSGSLASPWQERVLAPILPDNCSTPTGTRVDPQSVRRSLIAPSSPGCQVSLAEKYSLVDRKEKPVRRSSRRIGKKAAEEPAASARIICHSYLERLLNVEVPQKVGPEQKPGKEAEPVETAEPEVLKNAPRSATKIAISTPGSRPVAGGQETPSEGQQEPKTDQADGPKERPQSVRRKRSYKQAVSELEEEPQLEDEELQAPRSKTPSPPCPASKVVRPLRTFLHTVQRNQMLMTPTSAPRSSVMKSFIKRNTPLRMDPKEKERQRLENLRRKEEAELLRRQKVEEDKRRRLEEVKLKREERLRKVLQARERVEQMKEEKKKQIEQKFAQIDEKTEKAKEERLAEEKARKKAAAKKMEEVEARRKQEEEARRLRRLQQEEEERRHQELQKKKEEEQERLRRAAEAKRLVEQREQERQLAEQREQERRREQERLQAERELQEREREKALQLQKERLQRELEEKKKKEEEQRLAEERLQEEQQRKARAAAAASKGLNVTVDVQSPACTSYQMTPQGHRPPPKINPDNYGMDLNSDDSTDDEAHPRKPIPTWARGTQLSQAIIHQYYHPPNLLELFGSILPLDLEDIFKKSKPRYHKRTSSAVWNSPPLLGARVPSSLAYSLKKY from the exons ATGGGGTCGACAGCCCCAGGGCCCATTCACCTGCTGGAGCTATGCGACCAGAAGCTCATGGAGTTCATCTGCAGTGTGGACAGTAAGGACTTGGTGTGGCTGGAAGAGATCAAGGAGGAGGCCGAGCGCATGTTCACCAG AGAATTCAATAAGGAGCCTGAGCTGATGCCCAAAACACCTTCTCAGAAGAACCGACGGAAGAAGAGACGGGTTTCCTATGTTCAGGATGAAAACAGAGACCCCATCCGGAAAAG GTTGTCCCGCAGAAAAACCCGAAGCAGCCAGCTGAGCTCCCGGCACCTCCGCAGCAAGGACAAGGTGGAGAAGCTGGCCACGGTGGTGGGCGAGAACGGCTCTGTCCTGCGGCGGATGACCCGCGCCGCGGCCGCAGCGGTAGCGGCCACCGCGGCGTCCGCTGCCCCCTCGTCCAGCCCCGAGTCTCCCACAGCGCTGACCAAGAAGCCCACGAACAGCCCGGCCGAGGGCCAGCTGGTGCCGGTGGTGGAGATCAGCGTCAGCGAGCGCCGGAGCGCCGAGCAGCACCTCCTCGGGATCAAGTCTGCCCAGTCGCCTCCTGGGGCTCCGTCCCCTCCAGCCGCAGCTCCTGCCTCCCCTAGCATCTCCATGTCGGAAGAGGAATCAACCCCCAAGAAACCAGAGGCCGGGAGACTGGAATCTGTCACCGTGACCTCCCTAATGGCcacaccccaggaccccaagggcCGAGGGGTCGGAGCAAGCCGGTCAGCCTCCAAGCTCAGGATCGCGCAGGCTTCTCCCGGCCCGCAGGACCTGTCGGGCTCTCTGGCGTCCCCGTGGCAGGAGCGGGTGCTGGCTCCCATCCTGCCGGACAACTGCTCCACGCCCACGGGCACCCGCGTGGACCCGCAGTCAGTGCGGCGCAGCCTGATCGCGCCGTCCTCCCCTGGCTGCCAGGTGTCGCTGGCCGAGAAGTACTCGCTGGTGGACCGGAAGGAGAAACCCGTCCGCAGGTCTAGCAGAAGGATTGGCAAGAAAGCGGCGGAAGAGCCGGCGGCCTCGGCCCGCATCATCT GTCACAGTTACCTGGAGAGGCTCCTGAATGTTGAGGTGCCCCAGAAAGTTGG CCCTGAGCAGAAGCCCGGCAAGGAGGCTGAGCCCGTGGAGACAGCTGAACCGGAG GTCCTGAAGAACGCGCCCCGCAGTGCCACCAAGATTGCCATTAGCACACCTGGCTCGCGACCTGTGGCTGGTGGCCAGGAAACGCCCTCTGAAGGTCAGCAAG AGCCCAAGACTGACCAAGCAGATGGCCCCAAGGAGCGCCCCCAGAGTGTCAG GAGGAAGCGCAGCTACAAGCAGGCGGTCAGTGAGCTGGAGGAGGAGCCACAGCTGGAGGACGAGGAGCTGCAGGCCCCCAGGAGCAAGACCCCTTCCCCGCCCTGCCCTGCCAGCAAG GTGGTGCGGCCCCTCCGGACCTTCCTGCACACCGTGCAGAGGAACCAGATGCTCATGACCCCGACCTCGGCGCCCCGCAGCAGCGTCATGAAATCTTTCATCAAGCGCAACACTCCCCTGCGCATGGACCCTAAG GAGAAGGAGCGGCAGCGCCTCGAGAACCTGCGGCGGAAGGAGGAGGCCGAGCTGCTCCGCAGGCAGAAGGTGGAGGAAGACAAGCGACGGCGGCTGGAGGAGGTGAAGCT GAAGCGCGAGGAGCGCCTCCGCAAGGTGCTGCAGGCCCGGGAACGGGTGGAGCAgatgaaggaggagaagaagaagcagattgAGCAGAAGTTTGCTCAGATCGACGAGAAGACTGAGAAG GCCAAGGAGGAGCGGCTGGCTGAGGAGAAAGCCAGGAAGAAGGCAGCAGCCAAGAAGATGGAGGAGGTGGAGGCGCGccggaagcaggaggaggaggcgcGGCGGCTCCGGAGGCTCCAGCAG gaggaggaagagcggCGGCACCAAGAGctgcagaagaagaaggaggaggagcaggagcggCTGCGCAGGGCGGCTGAGGCCAAGAGGCTGGTGGAGCAGCGGGAGCAGGAGCGGCAGCTGGCCGAGCAGCGGGAGCAGGAGCGCCGGCGGGAGCAGGAGCGGCTCCAGGCCGAGAG GGAGCTGCAGGAGAGGGAGCGCGAGAAGGCGCTGCAGCTGCAGAAGGAGCGGCTGCAGAGGGAGCtcgaggagaagaaaaagaag GAAGAGGAGCAGCGCCTGGCCGAGGAGCGGctgcaggaggagcagcagaggaaagccagggcggcggcggcggccagcAAAGGCCTGAATGTGACTGTGGATGTGCAG TCTCCAGCTTGTACCTCCTATCAGATGACGCCACAGGGCCACAGGCCCCCCCCCAAGATCAATCCAGATAACTACGGGATGGACCTGAATAGCGACGACTCCACCGATGACGAGGCCCATCCCCGGAAGCCTATCCCTACCTGGGCCAGAG
- the INCENP gene encoding inner centromere protein isoform X1 encodes MGSTAPGPIHLLELCDQKLMEFICSVDSKDLVWLEEIKEEAERMFTREFNKEPELMPKTPSQKNRRKKRRVSYVQDENRDPIRKRLSRRKTRSSQLSSRHLRSKDKVEKLATVVGENGSVLRRMTRAAAAAVAATAASAAPSSSPESPTALTKKPTNSPAEGQLVPVVEISVSERRSAEQHLLGIKSAQSPPGAPSPPAAAPASPSISMSEEESTPKKPEAGRLESVTVTSLMATPQDPKGRGVGASRSASKLRIAQASPGPQDLSGSLASPWQERVLAPILPDNCSTPTGTRVDPQSVRRSLIAPSSPGCQVSLAEKYSLVDRKEKPVRRSSRRIGKKAAEEPAASARIICHSYLERLLNVEVPQKVGPEQKPGKEAEPVETAEPEVLKNAPRSATKIAISTPGSRPVAGGQETPSEGQQEPKTDQADGPKERPQSVRRKRSYKQAVSELEEEPQLEDEELQAPRSKTPSPPCPASKVVRPLRTFLHTVQRNQMLMTPTSAPRSSVMKSFIKRNTPLRMDPKCSFVEKERQRLENLRRKEEAELLRRQKVEEDKRRRLEEVKLKREERLRKVLQARERVEQMKEEKKKQIEQKFAQIDEKTEKAKEERLAEEKARKKAAAKKMEEVEARRKQEEEARRLRRLQQEEEERRHQELQKKKEEEQERLRRAAEAKRLVEQREQERQLAEQREQERRREQERLQAERELQEREREKALQLQKERLQRELEEKKKKEEEQRLAEERLQEEQQRKARAAAAASKGLNVTVDVQSPACTSYQMTPQGHRPPPKINPDNYGMDLNSDDSTDDEAHPRKPIPTWARGTQLSQAIIHQYYHPPNLLELFGSILPLDLEDIFKKSKPRYHKRTSSAVWNSPPLLGARVPSSLAYSLKKY; translated from the exons ATGGGGTCGACAGCCCCAGGGCCCATTCACCTGCTGGAGCTATGCGACCAGAAGCTCATGGAGTTCATCTGCAGTGTGGACAGTAAGGACTTGGTGTGGCTGGAAGAGATCAAGGAGGAGGCCGAGCGCATGTTCACCAG AGAATTCAATAAGGAGCCTGAGCTGATGCCCAAAACACCTTCTCAGAAGAACCGACGGAAGAAGAGACGGGTTTCCTATGTTCAGGATGAAAACAGAGACCCCATCCGGAAAAG GTTGTCCCGCAGAAAAACCCGAAGCAGCCAGCTGAGCTCCCGGCACCTCCGCAGCAAGGACAAGGTGGAGAAGCTGGCCACGGTGGTGGGCGAGAACGGCTCTGTCCTGCGGCGGATGACCCGCGCCGCGGCCGCAGCGGTAGCGGCCACCGCGGCGTCCGCTGCCCCCTCGTCCAGCCCCGAGTCTCCCACAGCGCTGACCAAGAAGCCCACGAACAGCCCGGCCGAGGGCCAGCTGGTGCCGGTGGTGGAGATCAGCGTCAGCGAGCGCCGGAGCGCCGAGCAGCACCTCCTCGGGATCAAGTCTGCCCAGTCGCCTCCTGGGGCTCCGTCCCCTCCAGCCGCAGCTCCTGCCTCCCCTAGCATCTCCATGTCGGAAGAGGAATCAACCCCCAAGAAACCAGAGGCCGGGAGACTGGAATCTGTCACCGTGACCTCCCTAATGGCcacaccccaggaccccaagggcCGAGGGGTCGGAGCAAGCCGGTCAGCCTCCAAGCTCAGGATCGCGCAGGCTTCTCCCGGCCCGCAGGACCTGTCGGGCTCTCTGGCGTCCCCGTGGCAGGAGCGGGTGCTGGCTCCCATCCTGCCGGACAACTGCTCCACGCCCACGGGCACCCGCGTGGACCCGCAGTCAGTGCGGCGCAGCCTGATCGCGCCGTCCTCCCCTGGCTGCCAGGTGTCGCTGGCCGAGAAGTACTCGCTGGTGGACCGGAAGGAGAAACCCGTCCGCAGGTCTAGCAGAAGGATTGGCAAGAAAGCGGCGGAAGAGCCGGCGGCCTCGGCCCGCATCATCT GTCACAGTTACCTGGAGAGGCTCCTGAATGTTGAGGTGCCCCAGAAAGTTGG CCCTGAGCAGAAGCCCGGCAAGGAGGCTGAGCCCGTGGAGACAGCTGAACCGGAG GTCCTGAAGAACGCGCCCCGCAGTGCCACCAAGATTGCCATTAGCACACCTGGCTCGCGACCTGTGGCTGGTGGCCAGGAAACGCCCTCTGAAGGTCAGCAAG AGCCCAAGACTGACCAAGCAGATGGCCCCAAGGAGCGCCCCCAGAGTGTCAG GAGGAAGCGCAGCTACAAGCAGGCGGTCAGTGAGCTGGAGGAGGAGCCACAGCTGGAGGACGAGGAGCTGCAGGCCCCCAGGAGCAAGACCCCTTCCCCGCCCTGCCCTGCCAGCAAG GTGGTGCGGCCCCTCCGGACCTTCCTGCACACCGTGCAGAGGAACCAGATGCTCATGACCCCGACCTCGGCGCCCCGCAGCAGCGTCATGAAATCTTTCATCAAGCGCAACACTCCCCTGCGCATGGACCCTAAG TGCAGCTTCGTT GAGAAGGAGCGGCAGCGCCTCGAGAACCTGCGGCGGAAGGAGGAGGCCGAGCTGCTCCGCAGGCAGAAGGTGGAGGAAGACAAGCGACGGCGGCTGGAGGAGGTGAAGCT GAAGCGCGAGGAGCGCCTCCGCAAGGTGCTGCAGGCCCGGGAACGGGTGGAGCAgatgaaggaggagaagaagaagcagattgAGCAGAAGTTTGCTCAGATCGACGAGAAGACTGAGAAG GCCAAGGAGGAGCGGCTGGCTGAGGAGAAAGCCAGGAAGAAGGCAGCAGCCAAGAAGATGGAGGAGGTGGAGGCGCGccggaagcaggaggaggaggcgcGGCGGCTCCGGAGGCTCCAGCAG gaggaggaagagcggCGGCACCAAGAGctgcagaagaagaaggaggaggagcaggagcggCTGCGCAGGGCGGCTGAGGCCAAGAGGCTGGTGGAGCAGCGGGAGCAGGAGCGGCAGCTGGCCGAGCAGCGGGAGCAGGAGCGCCGGCGGGAGCAGGAGCGGCTCCAGGCCGAGAG GGAGCTGCAGGAGAGGGAGCGCGAGAAGGCGCTGCAGCTGCAGAAGGAGCGGCTGCAGAGGGAGCtcgaggagaagaaaaagaag GAAGAGGAGCAGCGCCTGGCCGAGGAGCGGctgcaggaggagcagcagaggaaagccagggcggcggcggcggccagcAAAGGCCTGAATGTGACTGTGGATGTGCAG TCTCCAGCTTGTACCTCCTATCAGATGACGCCACAGGGCCACAGGCCCCCCCCCAAGATCAATCCAGATAACTACGGGATGGACCTGAATAGCGACGACTCCACCGATGACGAGGCCCATCCCCGGAAGCCTATCCCTACCTGGGCCAGAG